A single window of Aphidius gifuensis isolate YNYX2018 linkage group LG1, ASM1490517v1, whole genome shotgun sequence DNA harbors:
- the LOC122860228 gene encoding mitochondrial import receptor subunit TOM70: MPVTNSPANVVGGSLPKWQLALAVGAPVALGLGYMYYKNSSQDKKTKDIDKKRSDKQLSIDDDLPEKSSKTSIEKTETPAEKALKFKTLGNEAYSAKKYDEAISFYNQAIEACPIENKDELAKNYQNRAAAYEALGKHSAVRDDCTKALEYNPKYAKAFLRRAKAYELENELELALEDATAACIVGHFQNTASLVVADRVLKQLGQQHADEYLKNKKITIPSTYHIKTYFRSFKNDPILSLDDEELLKEENKCLVRIIKLMKDELYDEVIDACTEEIEKYTDDNSQNKMKLMLHRATFYILVGDHKKALDDLEKVIDNYQISGDDVRVNALVKRALMRMQQEKRDECLKDFDTAVKINPNCSDIYHHRGQILLLFEKINEAKVDSDKAFELDPNNGVAYAQKCYVNYRFGAINRSSEMLANVIDDFEKGFELYPNCCECFSLYAQLLCDSQAFGKADEYFEKASKVDPTNATLYVHRGLLQLQWQANIEKGLEFINKAIEIDDKCEFAYETLGTVEVQRGNLLNAIKIFDKAIPLSRTNIELTHIFSLRDAARAQLKTSDKLGAKFMSDMRNSMS; this comes from the exons atgccGGTGACAAATAGTCCAGCAAATGTTGTTGGTGGTTCACTGCCAAAATGGCAACTAGCATTGGCAGTTGGTGCACCGGTTGCACTTGGTCTTGgttatatgtattataaaaattcatctcaagacaaaaaaactaaagatattgataaaaaacgtagtgataaacaattatcaattgatgatgatttaccagaaaaatcatcaaaaacatCAATCGAAAAAACCGAG acACCAGCAGAAAAagcattgaaatttaaaacacTTGGTAATGAAGCATATAgtgcaaaaaaatatgacgaggcaatatcattttataatcaGGCAATTGAAGCTTgtccaattgaaaataaagatgaattagctaaaaattatcaaaatagaGCTGCTGCTTATGAAGCACTT GGTAAACATAGTGCAGTTAGAGATGATTGTACAAAAGCATTAGAATACAATCCAAAATATGCAAAAGCATTTTTAAGACGTGCTAAAGCATACGAACTTGAAAATGAACTTGAACTTGCACTTGAAGATGCAACTGCTGCATGTATTGTTGGTCATTTTCAAAATACAGCATCACTTGTTGTTGCTGATCGTGTATTGAAACAACTTGGTCAACAACATGctgatgaatatttaaaaaataaaaaaataacaataccaAGTACATATCatattaaaacatattttcgttcatttaaaaatgatccAATATTATcacttgatgatgaagaattattaaaagaagaaaacaa atgtcTTGTGAGAATCATCAAGCTAATGAAAGACGAATTATATGATGAAGTTATTGATGCATGTActgaagaaattgaaaaatatactgatgataattcacaaaataaaatgaaattaatgctTCATCGTGCAACATTTTATATTCTTGTTGGTGATCATAAAAAAGCATTAGATGATCTTGAAAaagtaattgataattatcaaatatctGGTGATGATGTACGTGTTAATGCATTAGTTAAAAGAGCTTTGATGAGAATGCAACAAGAAAAACGAGATGAATGTTTAAAAGATTTTGATACAGCTGttaaaataaatccaaattgttctgatatttatcatcatcgtgGACAGATACTTTtattattcgaaaaaataaatgaagcaAAAGTAGATTCAGATAAAGCATTTGAATTAGATCCAAATAATGGTGTAGCATATGCACAAAAATGTTATGTTAATTATCGTTTTGGTGCTATTAATCGTTCATCAGAAATGCTTGCAaatgttattgatgattttgaaaaaGGATTTGAATTATATCCAAATTGTTGTGAATGTTTTTCATTGTATGCACAATTGTTATGTGATTCACAAGCATTTGGTAAAGCTGatgaatattttgaaaaagcaTCAAAAGTTGATCCAACAAATGCAACACTATATGTACACAGAGGTTTATTACAATTACAATGGCAAGCTAATATTGAAAAAGgtcttgaatttataaataaagctattgaaattgatgataaatgtgAATTTGCATATGAAACATTGGGAACAGTTGAAGTACAAAGaggaaatttattaaatgccattaaaatatttgataaagcAATTCCACTTTCACGTACTAATATTGAATTAACTCATATATTTAGTCTTCGTGATGCTGCTAGAGCACAATTGAAAACGTCTGATAAATTAGGTGCTAAATTTATGAGTGACATGCGAAATTCAATGTCAtaa